The Mauremys mutica isolate MM-2020 ecotype Southern chromosome 1, ASM2049712v1, whole genome shotgun sequence genome has a segment encoding these proteins:
- the DNAJC2 gene encoding dnaJ homolog subfamily C member 2, with protein sequence MLRGAEEGQVTAVTRALSAASVLCQVEPVGRWFEAFIKRRSINVSASFQELEDEKELSEESGDEELQLEEFPMLKTLDPKDWKNQDHYAVLGLGHIRYRAAQKQIKAAHKAMVLKHHPDKRKAAGEQIGEGDNDYFTCITKAYEILSDPVKRRAFNSIDPTFDNSVPSKSEAKENFFEVFSPVFERNARWSNKKNVPKLGDMNSSFEDVDAFYSFWYNFDSWREFSYLDEEEKEKAECRDERRWIEKQNRAARALRKKEEMNRIRTLVDNAYSCDPRIKKFKEEEKAKKEAEKKAKVEAKRKEQEAKERQRQAELEAARLAKEKEEEEVRQQALLAKKEKDIQKKAIKKERQKLRTTCKNWNYFSDNEAECVKMMEEVEKLCDRLELASLQCLNEALTTTTREGGKAAVEKQIEEINEQIKREREEAEARLRQATKSSERSTTGGGGGSKNWSEDDLQLLIKAVNLFPAGTNSRWEVIANYMNLHSTTGIKRTAKDVINKAKSLQKLDPHQKDDINKKAFDKFKKEHGVVPQTESAAPSERFEGLVTDSAPWTTEEQKLLEQALKTYPVNTPERWEKIAAAVPGRSKKDCMKRYKELVEMVKAKKAAQEQVLNAAKAKK encoded by the exons ATGCTGCGGGGGGCAGAGGAAGGGCAGGTCACCGCGGTCACCAGAGCCCTGTCAGCGG CTTCTGTGCTTTGTCAAGTTGAACCTGTGGGAAGATGGTTTGAAGCATTTATTAAGAGGAGAAGCATAAATGTTTCTGCCTCTTTCCAAGAACTGGAGGATGAGAAAGAGCTCTCCGAAGAGTCAGGGGATGAAGAATTGCAGCTTGAGGAATTTCCTATGTTAAAAACACTTGATCCAAAGGACTGGAAG AATCAAGATCACTATGCAGTTCTTGGACTGGGACACATAAGATACAGGGCCGCTCAGAAACAAATCAAAGCAGCCC ATAAAGCCATGGTTTTGAAACATCATCCAGACAAGCGAAAAGCTGCAGGAGAGCAGATAGGTGAAGGTGACAATGACTATTTTACCTGTATAACTAAAG CTTATGAAATTTTGTCTGATCCTGTGAAGAGACGAGCATTTAACAGCATAGATCCTACTTTTGATAACTCTGTACCTTCTAAAAGTGAAGCAAAGGAAAATTTCTTTGAAGTTTTTTCACCAGTTTTTGAAAGGAATGCCAG GTGGTCAAATAAGAAAAATGTTCCTAAACTGGGGGACATGAACTCTTCATTTGAAGATGTGGATGCATTTTATTCATTCTG GTATAATTTCGATTCTTGGAGAGAGTTTTCTTATTTagatgaagaagaaaaagaaaaagccgaATG TCGAGATGAGAGGAGGTGGATAGAAAAACAGAACAGAGCAGCCAGAGCACTGAGGAAAAAAGAAGAGATGAACAGGATAAGGACATTAGTTG ACAATGCATACAGCTGTGATCCTAGAATAAAGAAATTCAAGGAAGAAGAAAAGGCAAAGAAAGAAGCGGAAAAGAAAGCAAAGGTAGAAGCAAAACGAAAAGAACAGGAAGCAAAAGAAAGA CAAAGACAAGCAGAATTAGAAGCAGCACGGTTGGctaaggagaaggaagaggaagaagttCGACAACAAGCACTgctggcaaaaaaagaaaaagatatacAGAAAAAAGCAATTAAGAAGGAAAGGCAAAAATTGAGAACAACATGCAAG AACTGGAATTACTTTTCTGATAATGAGGCAGAGTGTGTTAAAATGATGGAAGAGGTGGAAAAGCTTTGTGATCGTCTTGAACTAGCAAG TCTGCAATGCTTGAATGAAGCACTTACAACCACGacaagggaaggaggaaaggcTGCTGTAGAAAAACAG ATAGAAGAAATAAATGAACAGATCAAGCGAGAAAGAGAAGAAGCAGAGGCTCGTTTGCGCCAAGCAACGAAGAGTTCAGAGAGATCAACAACCGGTGGCGGAGGTGGAAGTAAAAACTGGTCAGAAGATGACTTACAGTTATTGATTAAAGCTGTGAACCTCTTCCCCGCTGGAACTAACTCAAG GTGGGAAGTTATTGCCAATTATATGAACTTGCATTCTACTACTGGAATAAAACGAACAGCAAAAGATGTCATCAATAAAGCAAAGAGCCTCCAGAAACTTG ACCCTCATCAAAAGGACGACATAAACAAGAAGGCTTTTGATAAGTTTAAAAAAGAGCACGGAGTGGTACCTCAGACAGAGAGTGCTGCACCTTCAGAGCGATTTGAAG GACTAGTCACAGATTCAGCCCCTTGGACTACAGAAGAGCAAAAACTTTTAGAACAGGCTTTGAAGACGTATCCAGTAAATACTCCTGAAAGATGGGAAAAAATAGCAGCTGCTGTCCCAGGCAGGTCAAAAAAAGACTGCATGAAGCGCTATAAG GAACTTGTTGAAatggttaaagcaaagaaagctGCCCAAGAACAAGTGTTGAATGCTGCTAAAGCAAAGAAATGA